In a single window of the Pseudodesulfovibrio profundus genome:
- the carB gene encoding carbamoyl-phosphate synthase large subunit, with protein MPKRTDIKKIMLIGSGPIVIGQACEFDYSGTQALKALKEEGYEVVLVNSNPASIMTDPELADATYIEPIEPETVARIIEKERPDALLPTLGGQTGLNTALAVADMGILEKFNVELIGANIEAINKAESREEFRQAMENIGLGMPESGICRNMDDVREWGQKIPFPIIVRPAYTLGGSGGGVAYNMEELEEICSNGLALSMKSEIMLERSILGWKEYELEVMRDKKDNCVIICSIENLDPMGVHTGDSITVAPAQTLSDDEYQRLRDASLAVMREIGVETGGSNVQFAVNPEDGEIIIIEMNPRVSRSSALASKATGFPIAKIAAKLAVGYTLDEIPNDITRETMASFEPAIDYCVIKIPRFTFEKFPGTEDYLTTAMKSVGETMAIGRTFKEALQKGLRSLETGHIGLGKRFDTCDIDKSEVLKLLRRPNSERIFALRNALRCGMTVEEVHEACKVDPWFLHQFVEIFEMEQRLIAFGKSEGVGADVEGMEDMLREAKEYGYSDAQLAAMWRTSEDAIRTMRKELGVEPTYYLVDTCAAEFEAYTPYYYSTYETGQENKRDDIKKIVILGGGPNRIGQGIEFDYCCCHSSFTLKELGVQSIMVNSNPETVSTDYDTSDKLYFEPLTFEDVMNIIDFEKPDGVIVQFGGQTPLNLAIRLMNAGVPLIGTSPDAIDRAEDRERFKQFLNKLNLKQPPNGTAMSMSGAREIAENLGFPLVLRPSYVLGGRGMDIVYSMDEFEHYFRHSARVSPEHPTLIDKFLEYAIEVDVDALADGDDVYIGGVMEHIEEAGIHSGDSASVLPPYSLSPELIREIERQTIAMAKELGVVGLMNVQFAIKDGEVYIIEVNPRASRTVPFVSKATGVPLAKLATRVMLGEKLKDLDPKSMRKRGHVSVKESVFPFSRFPNVDILLGPEMRSTGEVMGIDPSFGLAYMKSQLAAGQKLPTGGTVFMSVNDWDKSKIVLVAKDFLAMGFEVVATGGTADFLIEKGVDVRKVYKVHEGQRPHVVDHIKNGDFDLVINTPSGKKTVGDAKMIRQNTLLYDIPYTTTVAGARAIAQAIHELKETGLKVESLQKYYGQ; from the coding sequence ATGCCGAAACGCACAGACATCAAAAAGATCATGTTGATCGGGTCCGGCCCTATTGTTATCGGGCAGGCCTGCGAGTTCGACTATTCGGGCACCCAAGCACTCAAAGCCCTGAAAGAAGAAGGGTACGAGGTTGTTTTGGTCAACTCGAATCCTGCGTCAATCATGACCGACCCCGAGTTGGCGGATGCCACCTACATAGAGCCTATTGAGCCGGAAACCGTAGCCCGAATCATTGAGAAAGAGCGTCCCGACGCTCTTTTGCCGACTTTGGGGGGACAGACCGGACTGAATACGGCATTGGCCGTTGCCGACATGGGCATCCTTGAAAAGTTCAATGTGGAACTGATCGGTGCCAACATCGAGGCCATCAACAAAGCCGAATCGCGTGAAGAATTTCGACAGGCCATGGAGAACATCGGCCTGGGCATGCCGGAATCCGGCATTTGCCGAAACATGGACGACGTGCGTGAGTGGGGGCAGAAGATTCCGTTCCCGATCATTGTTCGACCCGCCTATACGCTGGGCGGTTCCGGTGGTGGCGTTGCTTACAACATGGAGGAGCTGGAAGAAATCTGCTCCAACGGCCTTGCTCTTTCCATGAAAAGCGAAATCATGCTCGAACGTTCCATCCTCGGCTGGAAGGAATACGAGCTTGAGGTCATGCGGGACAAGAAGGACAACTGTGTCATCATTTGTTCCATCGAAAACCTCGACCCCATGGGTGTGCACACCGGTGACTCGATCACGGTCGCTCCGGCACAGACCCTGAGCGACGACGAGTATCAGCGCCTGCGTGACGCATCGCTGGCCGTCATGCGTGAGATCGGCGTTGAGACCGGCGGTTCCAACGTGCAGTTCGCCGTCAACCCGGAAGATGGTGAGATCATCATCATCGAAATGAATCCGCGTGTGTCCCGTTCGTCGGCTCTGGCTTCCAAGGCCACCGGGTTTCCCATCGCCAAGATCGCAGCCAAACTCGCTGTCGGTTACACCCTGGACGAAATACCCAACGACATCACTCGCGAGACCATGGCTTCCTTTGAACCGGCCATTGACTACTGTGTCATCAAGATCCCCCGGTTCACCTTTGAGAAGTTCCCCGGCACCGAGGACTATCTCACCACAGCCATGAAATCCGTTGGTGAGACCATGGCCATCGGCCGAACCTTCAAGGAAGCGCTCCAGAAAGGGCTACGCTCCCTGGAGACCGGTCACATCGGTCTGGGCAAGCGCTTTGATACCTGTGATATCGACAAGTCTGAAGTGCTCAAGCTTCTGCGCCGTCCCAACTCCGAGCGCATTTTTGCCCTGCGCAATGCGCTCCGGTGCGGCATGACCGTCGAAGAGGTGCATGAGGCCTGCAAGGTCGATCCGTGGTTCCTGCATCAGTTCGTCGAAATATTTGAGATGGAACAGCGCCTGATCGCATTCGGCAAGTCCGAAGGCGTCGGTGCAGATGTCGAGGGCATGGAAGACATGCTCCGCGAGGCCAAGGAATACGGCTATTCCGATGCGCAGCTTGCTGCCATGTGGCGGACCAGTGAAGACGCTATCCGAACCATGCGCAAAGAGCTTGGTGTCGAGCCGACCTACTATCTCGTCGATACCTGTGCTGCCGAGTTTGAGGCGTATACCCCGTATTACTACTCGACCTATGAAACCGGTCAGGAGAACAAGCGTGACGACATCAAGAAGATCGTCATTCTTGGTGGTGGTCCCAACCGGATCGGGCAGGGAATCGAATTCGACTACTGCTGCTGTCACTCCTCCTTCACGTTGAAGGAACTGGGAGTTCAGTCGATCATGGTCAATTCGAACCCTGAGACCGTTTCCACCGACTACGATACCTCGGACAAGCTCTACTTCGAGCCGTTGACTTTCGAGGATGTCATGAACATCATCGACTTTGAAAAGCCCGATGGAGTCATCGTCCAGTTTGGTGGCCAGACTCCGCTCAACCTTGCCATCCGGCTGATGAACGCAGGCGTGCCTTTGATCGGTACCAGCCCTGACGCCATTGACCGTGCCGAGGATCGCGAGCGCTTCAAGCAGTTCCTGAACAAGCTCAATCTCAAGCAGCCGCCCAACGGAACGGCCATGTCCATGAGCGGAGCCCGCGAGATCGCCGAAAACCTCGGCTTCCCGCTGGTGCTTCGTCCTTCCTACGTCCTCGGTGGACGTGGAATGGACATCGTCTACTCCATGGACGAATTCGAGCACTACTTCCGTCACTCCGCACGGGTCTCGCCCGAGCATCCCACGCTTATCGATAAATTCCTCGAATACGCGATCGAAGTGGATGTTGATGCGTTGGCTGACGGTGACGATGTGTACATCGGCGGCGTCATGGAGCACATCGAAGAAGCGGGCATTCACTCCGGTGATTCCGCATCGGTTCTTCCTCCGTACTCCCTCAGCCCGGAACTCATCCGCGAGATCGAGCGGCAGACCATTGCCATGGCCAAAGAGCTTGGCGTTGTCGGCCTGATGAACGTGCAGTTCGCCATCAAGGACGGCGAAGTGTACATCATCGAGGTCAACCCGCGCGCTTCCCGTACGGTGCCGTTCGTGTCGAAAGCCACCGGCGTTCCGCTGGCAAAGCTCGCCACACGCGTCATGCTGGGCGAGAAGCTCAAGGATCTCGATCCCAAGAGCATGCGCAAGCGCGGACACGTTTCCGTCAAGGAGTCCGTGTTCCCGTTCAGCCGCTTCCCCAATGTCGACATCCTTCTCGGGCCTGAAATGCGCTCCACCGGTGAAGTCATGGGTATCGATCCGAGCTTCGGCCTTGCCTACATGAAATCGCAGCTGGCTGCAGGACAAAAGCTGCCCACAGGCGGAACCGTCTTCATGTCGGTCAACGATTGGGACAAGTCCAAAATTGTACTGGTGGCAAAAGACTTCCTGGCCATGGGCTTCGAGGTTGTTGCGACCGGAGGCACCGCCGACTTCCTCATCGAAAAGGGTGTGGATGTCCGCAAGGTCTACAAAGTAC
- a CDS encoding FeoA family protein: MTQKPLTHYPSGSVVRVADINGGQGARSRMLALGMTPGCPVEVLAEDHSGCRVRVRGSEVVLCCGLAEKILAVENEASEGPHCDCCPTQHMKAS; encoded by the coding sequence ATGACACAAAAACCGTTGACCCATTACCCGTCCGGGAGTGTGGTCCGTGTTGCCGACATTAACGGCGGACAAGGAGCTCGCTCCCGAATGCTGGCACTTGGAATGACTCCCGGCTGTCCCGTGGAAGTTCTGGCCGAAGACCACAGTGGCTGCCGTGTTCGAGTACGGGGATCCGAAGTGGTCCTATGCTGCGGACTGGCTGAAAAAATCCTGGCAGTCGAGAACGAAGCGTCGGAAGGACCGCACTGCGACTGCTGCCCGACCCAGCACATGAAAGCATCCTAA
- a CDS encoding YbgA family protein yields the protein MSLPIKIGISACLLGEKVCRDGGHARDLHAAEELAKYVEFVPLCPELACGMGIPREEVRQIDCAGDIRLIGRDSGEDWTQRMDRWCHKVLPDLESEHLDGFILKSDSNSCGLQRATIHSTIGKPARRGTGYFTRKLVEHFPLLPIETASRLTNPIARENFVRRVFILSRWRDMLNKGMQIGNLVDFHTRHKLIIRAHDLKGYRQLCRLLGESSVFNVDEIFDTYATLLFQSLKLKATPRKNADVLMHAISYLKQELDKGDKQDLTAQINAYKARKIPLLIPVTLINHFARKHDKQYLLQQLFFNPDSTELKLLNHL from the coding sequence ATGTCCCTTCCTATCAAAATCGGAATAAGTGCCTGCCTGTTGGGAGAGAAGGTCTGCCGTGACGGCGGCCATGCCCGAGACCTGCATGCTGCCGAAGAACTGGCCAAATATGTGGAGTTCGTTCCGCTGTGCCCGGAGTTGGCCTGTGGCATGGGTATCCCCCGAGAAGAAGTACGGCAGATTGATTGCGCCGGAGACATTCGCCTTATCGGTCGCGACTCTGGGGAAGACTGGACGCAACGGATGGACCGCTGGTGCCACAAGGTGCTGCCCGATCTCGAATCCGAGCATCTTGACGGCTTCATTCTGAAAAGCGACTCGAACTCCTGCGGCCTACAACGGGCAACCATCCATTCGACTATCGGCAAACCGGCTCGACGTGGCACCGGATACTTTACTCGAAAACTTGTCGAGCACTTCCCTCTTCTGCCTATTGAAACGGCTTCGCGCCTCACCAATCCCATCGCACGAGAAAACTTCGTTCGCCGGGTCTTTATACTCAGCAGATGGAGGGACATGCTTAACAAAGGCATGCAAATCGGGAACCTCGTTGATTTTCACACCCGCCACAAATTGATCATTCGCGCCCACGACCTGAAAGGCTACAGACAGTTATGCCGATTGCTCGGAGAAAGCTCCGTTTTCAATGTTGACGAAATTTTCGACACCTATGCCACACTCCTGTTTCAGTCACTCAAGCTCAAAGCCACGCCAAGAAAAAATGCCGACGTGCTCATGCACGCAATCAGCTATCTCAAGCAGGAGCTCGACAAAGGTGACAAGCAGGACCTGACGGCACAGATCAATGCGTACAAGGCTAGGAAAATCCCGCTACTCATCCCTGTGACGCTTATTAATCATTTTGCTCGCAAGCATGACAAACAATACTTGTTGCAACAGCTGTTTTTCAATCCGGACAGCACGGAACTAAAACTTCTCAACCATTTATAG
- a CDS encoding YbgA family protein: MKDRIRIGISACLLGENVRYDGQSALAKHLTGTLADYLEFRPVCPEVGCGMPVPREAVRLVGTPENPRLVGRQSGKDWTDTMRQWAEGTLDKLADERLCGFIFKAKSPSSGMERIKIYPEEGGQPVSYAGVGLFAGMFMDRFPLMPVEDDGRMHDIRLRSNFIERIFVEHRWNKLLDEGKTMKGLIDFHSRHKMLIRSHDVAGYRELGKLVADGKNLGIETLFDQYHARLAKALSLKPTIKKNVDVLMHILGYFKKMLTGDEKQECLEIIENYRNNLVPLIVPVTLMNHYVRKYDVAYLKEQYYLNPHPLELKLRNHA, from the coding sequence ATGAAAGATCGTATCCGCATAGGCATCAGCGCCTGCCTTCTTGGTGAAAACGTTCGGTATGACGGCCAATCGGCCCTGGCGAAGCACTTAACCGGCACCCTAGCCGACTATTTGGAATTTCGTCCTGTGTGCCCGGAAGTCGGGTGCGGCATGCCTGTCCCCCGTGAAGCCGTACGATTGGTAGGCACGCCCGAGAATCCACGTCTGGTAGGAAGGCAAAGCGGCAAGGATTGGACTGATACCATGCGCCAATGGGCTGAAGGCACCCTGGATAAGCTCGCGGATGAGCGGCTTTGCGGTTTTATTTTCAAAGCCAAATCGCCATCCAGCGGCATGGAACGAATCAAGATTTATCCAGAAGAAGGCGGCCAGCCGGTCAGCTATGCCGGGGTTGGCCTGTTTGCCGGCATGTTCATGGACCGTTTTCCGCTGATGCCGGTTGAAGACGACGGACGAATGCACGACATTAGGCTGCGTTCCAACTTTATCGAGCGCATCTTTGTTGAACACCGCTGGAACAAGCTGTTAGACGAAGGCAAGACCATGAAAGGGCTTATCGATTTCCACTCACGCCACAAGATGCTGATTCGCTCGCATGATGTGGCGGGATACAGAGAACTCGGCAAACTGGTGGCTGATGGGAAGAACCTCGGCATCGAAACGCTCTTTGATCAGTATCATGCTCGACTTGCCAAAGCGCTATCGCTCAAGCCGACCATCAAGAAGAACGTGGATGTTCTCATGCACATCCTCGGCTACTTCAAAAAGATGCTTACAGGTGATGAAAAGCAGGAATGTCTCGAAATCATAGAGAACTACCGAAACAATCTGGTGCCCCTCATTGTTCCGGTCACGCTCATGAACCATTATGTCCGCAAGTACGATGTCGCGTATTTGAAGGAACAATATTACCTGAACCCGCACCCGCTGGAGCTGAAACTCCGTAATCACGCCTGA
- the metG gene encoding methionine--tRNA ligase: MKPFYITTPIFYVNAKPHLGHAYSAIVADSIARFHRLMGEDAYFLTGTDEHGDKIVQAAEGEGKSPQEYVDTISALFRDLWPNLNVSNNDFIRTTEPRHKKVVQDILQKVYDSGDIYFGEYGGHYCFGCERFYTEKELVDGKCPDHQTVPEYIAEKNYFFKMSKYQQWLKEHITNNPDFIRPERYRNEVMSLLESGELEDLCISRPKSRLTWGIELPFDEEYVTYVWFDALINYITALDYPEGEKFEKYWPSANHLIAKDILKPHAIFWPTMLKAAGIEPYQHLNVHGYWLVKDTKMSKSIGNVVEPLAMKDTYGLDAFRYFLLRDMVFGQDSSFSEEALVGRLNAELANDLGNLFNRTVSMTHKYFGGEIPRPDIEDIEEAEIKKLGQEAMKAFQDHFGEMRFSRGLEGLWELVRGLNKYIDATAPWTLFKNEDMGRLSTVIYVLLENMRKIAVHLWPVMPEASEKMLSHLGIAFDSEKVNLPKELDVWGLLESGTQVAKTSTLFPRVELPEAKPEAESGKNGAKGKKQKKQSKKSGQDEVPTIEFEDFQKIDMRVGTVKEVEKHPDADRLLLVRVDTGDDKLRQVVAGIADFFSPDDLVGRQVVVVVNLKPRKLRKQLSQGMILAVKHGDSMELLTPSGEVPPGSKAS, from the coding sequence TTGAAGCCTTTTTACATTACCACTCCCATTTTCTACGTGAACGCCAAGCCTCACCTGGGGCATGCGTATAGTGCCATTGTGGCCGATTCGATAGCGCGTTTTCATCGACTCATGGGCGAGGATGCCTATTTTCTTACAGGTACGGACGAGCACGGAGATAAAATCGTGCAGGCAGCCGAGGGCGAAGGAAAGTCACCACAGGAATACGTTGATACCATCAGCGCCTTGTTCCGCGACCTGTGGCCCAACTTGAACGTTTCCAACAACGATTTCATCCGGACAACGGAACCTCGCCACAAGAAAGTCGTTCAGGACATCCTTCAAAAGGTTTACGACTCCGGGGATATCTACTTCGGTGAATACGGCGGGCACTATTGCTTTGGCTGTGAGCGTTTTTATACCGAGAAAGAACTGGTGGACGGAAAATGCCCGGACCACCAAACCGTGCCTGAATATATTGCTGAGAAGAACTACTTCTTCAAAATGTCGAAATATCAGCAATGGTTGAAAGAGCATATCACCAATAATCCTGATTTCATTCGCCCCGAGCGGTACAGAAATGAAGTCATGAGCCTTCTTGAATCCGGCGAATTGGAAGATCTGTGTATCTCCCGTCCGAAATCCCGCCTGACATGGGGTATCGAGCTGCCCTTTGATGAAGAGTACGTAACCTATGTCTGGTTCGATGCACTCATCAACTACATCACTGCTCTGGATTACCCCGAAGGCGAGAAGTTCGAGAAATACTGGCCCAGCGCCAACCATCTCATCGCCAAGGATATCCTCAAGCCCCACGCCATTTTCTGGCCCACAATGCTCAAGGCCGCAGGTATCGAACCCTACCAGCATCTCAACGTGCACGGCTACTGGCTGGTCAAGGATACCAAGATGTCCAAGTCCATCGGCAACGTTGTTGAGCCGCTGGCCATGAAGGACACTTACGGCCTGGATGCGTTCCGTTATTTCCTGTTGCGCGACATGGTCTTCGGTCAGGATTCCAGCTTCTCCGAGGAAGCCCTTGTCGGTCGCCTCAATGCTGAACTGGCAAATGATCTCGGCAACCTGTTCAACCGCACGGTCTCCATGACCCACAAGTATTTCGGTGGCGAGATTCCTCGTCCCGATATCGAAGACATCGAAGAAGCCGAAATCAAGAAGCTCGGTCAGGAAGCCATGAAAGCATTCCAGGACCACTTTGGGGAAATGCGTTTTTCCCGCGGTCTGGAAGGGCTGTGGGAACTGGTGCGCGGCCTGAACAAGTACATTGATGCCACCGCTCCCTGGACTTTGTTCAAGAACGAAGACATGGGACGTCTCTCCACAGTGATTTATGTCCTGCTGGAGAACATGCGCAAGATCGCTGTCCACCTGTGGCCGGTCATGCCCGAAGCCAGTGAGAAAATGCTGTCCCACCTCGGGATTGCCTTTGATTCCGAGAAGGTCAACCTGCCCAAGGAATTGGATGTCTGGGGACTGCTCGAATCCGGTACCCAGGTTGCCAAGACCTCCACTTTGTTCCCCCGTGTCGAGCTTCCCGAGGCCAAGCCTGAAGCGGAATCCGGGAAAAACGGAGCAAAAGGGAAAAAGCAGAAAAAACAATCCAAGAAAAGCGGACAGGACGAGGTGCCGACCATCGAGTTTGAAGATTTCCAGAAAATCGACATGCGCGTTGGAACCGTCAAGGAAGTCGAGAAGCATCCTGATGCTGATCGTCTGCTGTTGGTCCGGGTGGATACAGGCGATGACAAGCTGCGACAAGTTGTTGCAGGTATTGCCGATTTCTTCTCCCCGGATGATCTTGTCGGCAGGCAGGTAGTAGTGGTTGTGAACCTGAAACCACGCAAACTCCGCAAGCAGCTTTCTCAGGGAATGATCCTGGCTGTGAAGCATGGCGACTCCATGGAACTGTTGACTCCTTCCGGCGAGGTTCCTCCTGGAAGTAAAGCAAGTTAG
- a CDS encoding PSP1 domain-containing protein: MSQILGVKFNDYGQVYYFGSGPFVVREGQHVIVKTDQGMGLGKVILTKQAPVEIGEDEEGHKPIYRLANEKDMESVAENEELSKDAYKFCRKCITKHKLGMKLVEVEVFFDRSKMIFYFTAPGRIDFRELIKDLVREYRTRIELRQIGVRHETQMLGAIGNCGQMCCCRRFMRKFVPVTIKMAKEQNLFLNPTKISGICGRLLCCLSFEQKGYEEFHRMCPKVGKKYTTSMGAVKVLRSNFFKKTLSLLTEGFEEKEVSIDEWNEIVNKPPSKEAIEEANNRNNKGRRSGRKPPKPAANAGKDTPDGAPSEDKGSAGPGKKSEKRPAKGKTGQDKPRQERSRKPKSRSGKPDTDGSGEDNKNKKPRRPRRRRRRPRK; the protein is encoded by the coding sequence ATGAGCCAAATACTTGGTGTTAAATTCAATGATTACGGTCAGGTGTACTACTTCGGTTCAGGGCCGTTCGTGGTGCGCGAAGGGCAGCACGTTATCGTCAAGACCGATCAGGGCATGGGGCTTGGCAAGGTCATACTGACCAAACAGGCGCCTGTGGAAATCGGGGAAGATGAGGAAGGGCACAAGCCCATCTATCGTCTTGCCAACGAAAAAGACATGGAGTCCGTGGCAGAGAACGAAGAACTGTCCAAGGATGCCTACAAGTTCTGCCGCAAATGCATCACGAAACACAAACTCGGCATGAAACTGGTCGAAGTCGAAGTGTTTTTTGATCGCTCCAAAATGATATTCTACTTCACAGCCCCCGGGCGGATCGACTTTCGCGAACTGATCAAGGATCTGGTGCGTGAATACCGGACCAGGATCGAGCTTCGTCAGATCGGGGTTCGCCATGAAACACAGATGCTTGGCGCAATCGGCAACTGCGGCCAGATGTGCTGCTGCCGTCGATTCATGCGCAAGTTTGTTCCCGTGACCATCAAGATGGCCAAGGAACAGAATCTTTTCTTGAATCCGACAAAGATTTCGGGAATTTGTGGTCGACTTCTCTGCTGCCTGAGCTTTGAGCAGAAGGGGTATGAAGAGTTTCACCGCATGTGTCCCAAAGTGGGGAAAAAATATACGACATCCATGGGAGCTGTAAAAGTTCTAAGATCAAATTTCTTCAAGAAAACCTTGTCGTTATTGACGGAGGGATTTGAAGAAAAAGAAGTTTCCATTGACGAATGGAACGAAATAGTTAACAAGCCGCCCAGCAAAGAGGCCATAGAAGAGGCGAACAATCGCAACAATAAAGGCCGCCGCAGTGGGCGTAAACCTCCCAAACCTGCGGCCAATGCTGGCAAAGATACTCCAGACGGAGCCCCTTCGGAAGACAAGGGGAGCGCCGGACCCGGCAAGAAGAGCGAAAAGCGTCCGGCCAAGGGGAAAACCGGTCAGGACAAGCCGCGACAGGAACGATCGCGCAAGCCGAAATCCCGTTCGGGAAAGCCTGACACTGACGGTTCCGGGGAAGATAATAAAAACAAAAAGCCTCGTAGACCCAGAAGGCGTCGACGCAGGCCAAGGAAGTAA
- a CDS encoding response regulator: protein MKALIVDDDFYSRNMIHEILRGVAQCDIAVNGEEAIEAFRRGVKDGERYDLICLDLLMPEMDGQQALREIRAIEKEHKVAPQNEAKVIVTTMLDDKKETHDAFFLGGATSYLVKPIDEEKLLSEVRSLGLL, encoded by the coding sequence ATGAAAGCGTTGATCGTTGATGATGATTTTTATAGTCGGAACATGATCCATGAGATCCTGCGCGGTGTGGCTCAGTGCGATATTGCCGTCAACGGCGAGGAAGCCATTGAAGCGTTTCGGCGTGGGGTTAAGGACGGCGAGCGGTATGACCTCATCTGTCTGGATTTGTTGATGCCGGAAATGGACGGCCAGCAGGCATTGCGGGAAATTCGGGCCATCGAAAAAGAGCACAAGGTCGCTCCTCAAAACGAGGCCAAGGTTATTGTCACCACCATGTTGGATGACAAGAAAGAAACCCACGATGCCTTTTTTCTTGGCGGTGCAACTTCCTATCTCGTCAAGCCCATCGATGAAGAGAAGCTTCTATCTGAAGTCAGGAGTCTTGGGCTTCTGTAA
- a CDS encoding HDOD domain-containing protein → MTSVIEKHETRQQLLDAVELMPELPKSVREVLRLSNDATTSQKELVDVIKRDPVFTLKMLRLVNSPYFGLSREITSINHASVYLGLNTLKNVAVCLGIVGVVPHFNPAGLEMGAFWLHSLAVASGTRMLGAMLGVSRDEAADYFAAGLLHDVGKVVMALHAPEQFSQVREIAIETDGVLSRMEMNHMGMTHSEIGGLLAEKWNLPRGLHDALRLHHTPLEGKPSQLVDCVFVADQIAKKLAFGSAGDYTVLELPQPIQDRFSLDLNGLIKEMGSLDEEVENARIFIQLGEPG, encoded by the coding sequence ATGACGTCGGTGATAGAAAAACATGAGACTCGTCAGCAACTGCTCGACGCTGTTGAGTTGATGCCCGAACTTCCCAAAAGTGTGAGGGAAGTGCTGAGGTTGTCCAACGATGCCACGACATCGCAGAAGGAATTGGTGGATGTGATCAAGCGAGACCCGGTGTTCACGCTTAAGATGTTGCGCCTGGTGAACTCTCCGTATTTTGGGTTGTCTCGTGAAATAACCTCCATCAATCACGCCAGCGTCTATCTTGGCTTGAACACGCTCAAAAATGTTGCTGTTTGCCTCGGTATAGTTGGTGTTGTTCCGCACTTCAATCCGGCAGGGCTGGAGATGGGGGCCTTCTGGCTGCATTCCCTTGCGGTGGCCAGCGGAACCCGGATGCTCGGCGCCATGTTGGGTGTCTCCCGCGATGAGGCTGCGGATTATTTTGCCGCTGGATTGCTTCATGATGTCGGCAAGGTTGTCATGGCGTTGCATGCGCCTGAGCAGTTCAGCCAGGTGCGTGAAATCGCCATTGAAACCGATGGTGTCCTGTCCCGAATGGAAATGAATCATATGGGCATGACCCACTCTGAAATCGGCGGCCTGTTGGCAGAAAAGTGGAATTTACCAAGGGGGTTGCATGATGCTCTTCGGTTGCACCATACCCCACTTGAGGGCAAGCCTTCACAACTGGTGGATTGTGTCTTTGTTGCTGACCAGATAGCCAAGAAGCTCGCTTTCGGGTCGGCAGGGGATTATACGGTTCTTGAACTGCCACAGCCCATTCAGGATCGTTTTTCATTGGACCTCAATGGACTGATCAAGGAAATGGGGTCACTGGATGAGGAAGTTGAAAACGCACGTATTTTCATCCAGTTGGGTGAGCCCGGTTGA